In Monodelphis domestica isolate mMonDom1 chromosome 1, mMonDom1.pri, whole genome shotgun sequence, the sequence ttaaaataatattggggcagctaggtggctcagtggatcaagggccaggtctagagttgggagatcAAAACATATTCCTAAattggtcattttgtggaagagatcacaaacaaccaaaaaaaagaaagcgtgaaatatagtatgctttgttcttcattcagactccatcagttctttctctgaaggcagatggcattttttatcatgagtctctgggattgtcttggatcatggtattgctgagaataacagtcattcacagctgttcatcaaataatattgctgttactatgtccAGTGTtctttggttctgttcacttcactttgagtCAGTTCAAGTAAGTCCAGATTTTTTGAAAatcctcctcctcatttcttgtggcacaatagtatttcattacaaccatatgccatTCACcattgttcagctattccccaattgatggaaaatGCCTCAGTATCCAAtgctttgctaccacaaaaagagctgcaataagcatttttgtacaaatagcccgccctccattttaaaaatctctttgggatacagatctaatagtggtatcGCTGGATGAAAGGATATGTTTAGAGCTCTTTGGGCacagttctaaattgttcttttGCTATAACTCATATTCTCCACCTCCTACTCTTCTTATTCTCTTAAATGGTAGTAGAAATAACACTAGATTTTTAAGTCAGGCCTCAATTTTAACTTTAACACTGCTATTTGCTGTATAACCTTTAGCTCCTATTCTAGGTGTTCATTAACTGACAGGGTTGGACAATTATCTGATCTCTAAAGTCaccttccaattctttttttttttttaaacccttaccttaatactgtgtattggttccgaggcagaagagtggtaagagctaggcaatgggggttaagtgacttgcccagagtcacacagctaggaagtatctgaggccagatttgaacctaggacctcctgtctctaggcctggctctaaatccactgagtcacccagctgcccccttcacctCCAATTCTAAATCCTGCTCTGTCTcacacttttttttcttattctcagatcacaactccataaacagtgcattagtgtcccaattttcctataactcctccaacatttatcattttccttttgtcagaTTGGTCAATCTAatgtgtgaagtggtaccttgttttagtttgcatttctctaatcaagaatgatttagggcactttttcatgattatagaggactttgatttcttaatcagaaaactgcctattcatattctttgataatttatcaattggagaatgacatattttttataaatttgatttggtTGTCTGTATAGACATTGAGAtatattgagaaatgagaccattattagatacttgctgtaaaaatttccccctggggttctgctttccttctaatcttggttggttttgtttatacaactttttgatttaatataatcaaaattattcattttacatcctaTAATGCTTTTACTTGGTCATATATTCTTTTCttatccatatatctgacaggtaaattattccatgctcccctaatttgattatggtatcatcctttatgtctaaatcacgtTCCCatgttgaccttatcttggtattcaGTGTGAGATGTTGTCTTTCCCCAGTCTCTGctataccattttccaattttcctaacagtttttatcaaatagtgaattcttctgCCCAAAGTTTGGATTTTTTGGTCATCTATTATTTGGATTATTCTGGTCATCTATTACTAGATATTGTATACCtcatctatttcactgatctaccattcttttcttagccagtaccagactgctTTGATGACTACTtggaatagtttgagatctgtggtCATTCTTTTAAAGAACTCCCATGAAATGGGAGCAactaagttgctcagtggattgagaatcaagtCTAGatatgagaggtcttgggttcaaatttgatctcagatacttcctagctgtgtgacaccagACAAATCTCTTACCctacattgtctagcccttactgtccttttgccttggaaccaatacaacagtattgattctaagacagaaataatggtttttaaaaaaaaaagcctcccaCAAAATAAAGGGGCAGCTTTAGAAGTAGTTATGGTCATGATTTATCATGGTATTGTTATATTTTAGCTTTTGACTTGATGGTCTATATTAAAAGTtatgagtttaaaaataattatagttaaAAGAGTTTGGGTACTATCTAAAACAGGCTTAAATACAATGCAAATATGTGTCTCAATGTATTTTAAATAACAAGGATGCCTTAAGAGGGTCTATCCTCCCAGTCTCCCAGTCCTCAAGcatttctctgtctttcctggtTTACCCCTTCAATATCCTCCTTTACCCCAAACCTACCCTGtcggcaaataaataaataaaaataacaaggaGAGACACTGAAAATATAAAACACACTTCCTGCCCCTTAGAGCagtcccaaagtagaatggactgcTTTAGAAAGCAATGGGTTTCTACTCAGTAGAGATCTTCAGGTACCAGCTGGataactttttacattttttagatAACTTTTCAAGTATGTGATATAGAGGATGCCATGGGAACATATaacctttaaagtcccttccaacctAGAGACTCTAGGAATTTTTATCCTAATATAACATAATCCCCAATATATGGGATGACTAGACTCTGGACATCCTTGGCCATGGTAGAAGCGATCCATGACTGTGACTATCATGCTGGACTAAAAGGTCTGGTGTAGGAATGTGAAGATGCTCACTCCATTATAGTTTCCCAGAACTGACTGTGCTTCAAGGTGGGGAATCCCTAGACAATAGCACAATGCATAGTCATACTGCTCTTGAGGCAAGATCTGACGCTTCTCCTCCCACAATTTCCCAAAATGGATATGATAAGCACAAAGTAACTAGCACAGTTTGTTACAAGAGTTAAGttgatttatttcctttgtggCCCTGGGGCTCAGTACATGGATGGCTTCTCTTCACCCTTTGGGTTGGTGATCTTCTCTAGGTTGCTGCTGATAATGTGATAGAGCTCAGCCTGGATAAATGAGTCAAAGTGATAGTGCTCAGGGATCTGAAGCTCCCTCCCTAGACCTCTTTTCAACTCCCCCCTCCCTTGCCatgctttccttttagatcaTCCTTATTTATATCTTTTCAGTCTTTACCCGCACTTACATAGAAAGAACGGAGGTCCAGCACTATAGTCCGAAGTTCCCCATAGGCTGCCTCATCTCGTTCATGTACCAAGGCCCGATAATCCATCTGGGAGTAGAAAAGGTAAAATTGGGTCATATCTCTGGGAGGACATGAGGTGTGCCTGGTTTGCTCatagagggaaatacacaagTTGAAGGAATGCTTTGTCTCAGCCAAAGGAAACAGATTTTTACAGGATCAGGTGGAATGGCTAGGATCCAGGAATCCTTACACCCCTCTGGGAGTCTCTTTTGCTTTGATCTTCCTCACATAGGAAAACTCCTTAATAAGACCTTCCCAGGGAGATCAGAGCATCTCTTTCCCCAGCACCTCTTTTCTCAGGATCACATGTCTCAGCCAAAAGCTGGAGGGATTTTCCATGATGTTCAGAGGTAGGCAAGAAGGTCCACTCACCACATGAGTCTCCTTTGAGGCCTTGGCCACAGCATCTCCACGTTCAGAGAAGTATCttataggaagagaaagagttaACTATAGGGATTCGAGCTCCCAAGGAAACACATTgccctagggcagtgatggtgagccttttagagtCCATGTGCCCAAATTGCACCCTCATGTTAGCCATTCCCCTCCTCCCTTAACCCAGACagggaaatgctcccattgggctgccagGTAGAGGAGTAGATCATGTGAGATATGTCCTTAGGTCTGTgtggaaagggggtggggaacaGCCCACTACTACATgggtgccataagttcaccaaacAACTCTAGGGTGTCTCCTCAAAGCCTCATCTCTTTGCAGGAGAGATTAACCAGCTTCTGAATTCTAGAGAGCTCTCCATTTCCCATACCTATTCTTAGGCCATGCTTACTTGGCAATAGTTGTCTGAAAGCTTTCCACTTTGGTTTTCACTGCTGTCACTCGTTCTAGAACCTTTTCCTAAGAAGATAAACAGAAGTGAATAAATAAGATTGAAACAGCAAAACCTCCTCTTACCATCCTATGTCACtgttatttctctttcccttttctttttgttcccaGGCATGATCCCATATCCTCCCCCACCTCAAACATTTCTGTACCATAACAGCCCTTATTTCCTTATCCCCTTCCTCACCTGGATGGCCACCCCAAAATCATTGCCATCTTCAATCTTGGGGATCAGGTGCTGGATCCAGGTGATCACCTATGTCAGAGGAATTTTCTATGATTGTCTGATTCAGTCATTATATGTTTCCCTGAAGGCATGACACTCTATATTACtacatatagaaagaaaaataagcaatAATTCCTGCCCCACAAAGAGTTTACCTTCTGTAGATCTACCAACTAGAAAGTCAGACCTCTTAGTGAGAAAGAGGTTTAAAGGACTCAAACTTTAAGGAAAAATGGTTTATGGGAGAGTCCCAAGTCTCAGAGACAGGTCTCTCTGAGGAAAAGAGAAGCCTTCTGTCTTACCAGAATACATTTCTCTTTGAGGGTCCGGACCTCTGGCTTAACTTGAGCAAGCAGTGCCAGGACTTTCTCATTCCCAGGGAGGAAGCCACATTTGGggactaaaggagaaattaagtgtCAGTCACAGGATTCAAGCACCTTCCTAGCCATCTCTCAATCAACTGCTTCCTTCCCAGTGCTTTTCCTCCTtaccctctttcttctcttgtttGTCTGTCTCCATCTGAGGAAATTAAAAGCAAGGAGAGGGGAGAATAGAATTTAGAAATCTGAGGGAGGCTGGGGAAGAAATAGTATCTCTGTGGAGTTTGCAATTTCACTCTGTCAGGCCTTACCTCATCATCCTTGGGGGGAGGATCTGGAATAGGGATGTCCAATGGTGCTCGAAGGGAGGTCAAATCAACTACATTGAAGGAGTCCTCCTGCCCAAAAGTAATTATTAGGTTCTTGTCTGGCTTTTCCCCTCTTAAGCCTACACAAAGTCTCAAAGACCCAGTCTTCCTACTAAACCCAACTAATCTATGTATCTTCTTCCCCTTCAATTAATGTTTCTAAGATTCAGACTCCACCCTTCCCTTTGACCCTGAACTCAGAGAAGTACTGGCCAAAGCCCCATTAAGGAAGTGAGCCCCAGGTTTTGAATGTATGTTGAGCATATGAAAGGTTGGTAGGGGCAGAAGCAAGAAAAGATGCCACCACTTACCTTCAAAAGCTGATTCAGTTGTATGATTTTCTGTGGTAGGAAAGTTGAAAGGAACTCCTCGGCCTGCAGCAGAAAAAGAATGTGATCACAGGAGGAAGTTAAGAGTGTCAAAGGACAGGGGTTAACGGATTGGATCTGAAAACTGTAGATACAGAGATTTTAGAGGTAGAAAAGACTTGAGAGATCATCAAATCTaatgttttaaaagttttgaagCACAGAGAAATTAGGAGCTTGCTCACGGCCACACCGATCTGGTTCCCAGATCAGTACATTTTATTCTACGGGAGGAGGCACCAAATCAGATTGGAGGGGAGAGGTTAAGATTGAGGACCCAACAAGAGCAGTGGGTCTCAAAATGAGCACTGGATCAGAGTAGAGGCTGGAATACCAAGGGAAGGTTGGGAATCCATTCTCGGATCAGAGGTTAAGAGAAGATCATTCTGGATCTAAATCAACTCACCTCTTGGAAGAGATTCTGCCTAAACACATCCACCTGTGGAGGGAAAGCAGGGTTGGTGGGGTGAGATGGGGTTCCCGTAGaaagtggggtggggaggggtggaggaTCTGGGGCCTACCTCCCACCCTTTCTCTTTAAGTACTTTCTCACCCAAGCCCAATTTCCACGAAGTTTCTCTCTGGCAGACTCCCTAGCCCCAAGTTTGGCAATGACCCTGGATGGCATGACCATGACCAGGATCCTGGGGGACCCAAGCAGAAGTGAAAGCACCGGAGCGGCTGGCTAGAAAGGTTCCCGGCCCCCCAGTCCAGAGCCCTCGCCCTGGCACAGGTGCActtgcccccaccccaccccaaccagCCAGTGGAGCAGGCCCCCGGCCTCCTCACCTGCTTGCGGGCCTCCCCGCTCAGCCGCACCCCACAAGCTTTGGCCATGCTGCCCTGAGCCAGAAGAAGCTCCGAGGTCTCCCCGCTCCCCACCTTGGAATCCGGCTTTCACTTTCACTCCCCATTGGCAGCTCCGCCCCAGCCGGCAGGGGTCGGGCCCCTGATCTCCCGGGAGCCCCCTGCTGGTCCTCCCGAGATGCGACGACCTTGGAGAAAGGAATCCCCCTACTGGAGAAGAGGCAAGGCTTTGGGACGCCGCAGACATCTGGGAAAGAGCGAGAGGCGGGGGAAGGGCCCGTGTCTTTCTTATAGCTCACAGGTTACTGTCCCAAACCGAGCCATCTACCTTCTTTTTAACCCCGCCCCCCGCCCAAGGCCACGCCTCCTAAAAGGAAAGACCCGCCTTCCTTATGGCCGCTCCCCCTTCTTTAACTAAACCCCGCCCCAGTCTCGGGCTCCCTTCGCTTACCAAGCCCCGATCCTGAGCCTAATCCCGCCTCCTTCCTGACCACGCCCCCGGTCCACTCAATCCCTTTCCCTCTCGGGAGGCCTCCTTCCCACCTCCTCCTAGCTTAGCTTCGCCTGCTTCCGTCCGATCAGTCGCGGTCCCTCCCCTTTTCCGGGGACTTCCTGTTCCctacccagagagagagaggcccGGGAGCCAGGCTGCGGGTGAGATCCAAACGGTGCCGGGGTGTTGGCCGACAGTCTTGCCACTGCAGCGTGAGCCGGGGAGCCGGACTGGGGGCGAGCCGGTTGGTTGGGGAAGGAGGGCGTCGCCTCTGGGAGTGTCGGGAAGGGCGGGGGCGGAAATAAGCTTGGCTCGAGATGATCCTTGGGAGATGGAGGACCGGAGGGAGGTCAGCTTGGGCCAGATGTCTAGTCACGGGTGACCGTGGTGCGGCCTCGGCTCGGGAGCCCTACTCAATCGTCCTGAATCCCCACTTTCCTCTGGGAGCTGCCGGGTGGCCGAAGCCCTGAGCGGGTAGGCAAGCCAGAGGCTCAGGACAAGAGCCTCTGGCTTGCCTACCCACCTGTCCGAAACAGCGGCTGTGGGGAATAGAGAAGGGGAGATAGAGGACTGGCCTGGCCCAGCCATTTACAGCGCATCCTGAGCCCCAAAATAGGAGCCTGAAGCTGAGGGCTTCTCCCGGCTTTTTGAGATGAGTGAACTGAATCTGTAAAGTTTGGGGGGCACAGAGGAGCACCTCCTCCCACCTGAACCAGCCCTttgccccccccctttcccccagGATGTCAGGGGAAGGGTTGCAGGAAGAAGAGCGGGTCTTTCTGGCTGCCCGTGAAGAGCTGGTGAGCGCCCTGAGGAAGGATCCTGGACAGTCGTTTTCACCAGAGCAGCTACATAGACTACTGGACAATCCCCTGCCCCTTGCCACCCGCTACCCAAAGCTGAATGCCTCCCAGCTAGTCCAAAGCAATGCCCAAGGAGGAGAGGTGAGGGAGCATTACCACTCAAAATATGTTCAAAGGAGATGGACCAGGAGGGGACTGACTGCTGGAGAAGATTTTTGGGAAGTGGGTGGAAACAAGGTCAGGaccagaaggaaaggaaaggattgaGGAATGAAGTAGGGAGCTAGACAACAAGGATGTGGATTTTGGAAT encodes:
- the PSME2 gene encoding proteasome activator complex subunit 2; its protein translation is MAKACGVRLSGEARKQVDVFRQNLFQEAEEFLSTFLPQKIIQLNQLLKEDSFNVVDLTSLRAPLDIPIPDPPPKDDEMETDKQEKKEVPKCGFLPGNEKVLALLAQVKPEVRTLKEKCILVITWIQHLIPKIEDGNDFGVAIQEKVLERVTAVKTKVESFQTTIAKYFSERGDAVAKASKETHVMDYRALVHERDEAAYGELRTIVLDLRSFYAELYHIISSNLEKITNPKGEEKPSMY